In one window of Macadamia integrifolia cultivar HAES 741 chromosome 2, SCU_Mint_v3, whole genome shotgun sequence DNA:
- the LOC122065071 gene encoding uncharacterized protein LOC122065071 produces the protein MQQPRAFARIQEAVESWRQEKLREVKQLTLGQTTFNSTIPAEEAKKILIALEFDWIVLLEEIGLWTPAEIVQKEHYDKSERELELEDQITLGKPIPPECNAKIHTDYDGTAVRWGLTHPKESAADCCQACLDRAKHAKLGELKCNIWVYWPSERGCYSPDINEHKHQEWWLKHIQEASIEGESLEGISFEGIGIDPRDPNALLLGDDFPDEFKDGSRIDILDFAET, from the exons AAGCAGTGGAGAGCTGGCGCCAGGAAAAACTACGAGAGGTCAAACAATTGACACTTGGACAGACAACCTTTAATTCAACCATTCCAGCCGAAGAAGCAA AGAAGATTTTAATAGCCTTGGAGTTTGATTGGATTGTGCTACTTGAAGAAATTGGCCTTTGGACGCCAGCTGAAATCGTCCAGAAGGAACATTATGATAAATCTGAGAGGGAGCTTGAACTTg AGGATCAAATTACACTCGGCAAGCCAATTCCACCGGAATGCAATGCCAAAATTCATACGGATTATGATGGGACCGCTGTCAGATGGGGTCTTACCCACCCTAAGGAAAGTGCTGCTGACTGTTGTCAGGCCTGCTTGGATCGGGCTAAACATGCGAAACTGGGTGAATTGAAATGCAATATATGGGTTTATTGGCCTTCTGAGAGAGGGTGCTATTCGCCAGATATTAATGAACACAAGCATCAGGAGTGGTGGCTGAAACAT ATCCAGGAAGCATCAATAGAAGGAGAGAGTCTAGAGGGAATCTCTTTTGAGGGGATTGGAatagacccaagagacccaaatgCTCTTCTGCTTGGTGATGATTTTCCAGATGAGTTTAAAGATGGCAGCCGCATTGATATCCTTGATTTTGCGGAGACCTAG